One window of Paroedura picta isolate Pp20150507F chromosome 2, Ppicta_v3.0, whole genome shotgun sequence genomic DNA carries:
- the LOC143830925 gene encoding uncharacterized protein LOC143830925 isoform X1, whose protein sequence is MDGSEPTLDKIILGSEEILDVEEQKQNEEISENNNEIPNQECGDTGPGVEEEPPRRTLSSKDVLDQSLQTDSKVSIFRRKDFMEQSQQTDISGSATSLRKQSRCSSHRVLGQESRRSSQQSVGHQMTHSHKSSRAQSEQEMILPEDTEMVQELRYRNEQLKGQEPHHTGRQLEKPDSQQPEEKESQGVTQQEQRWESRHASLQSIGYQSLKSRKNSQGQTLNDDVEEEAMWISEKTGIKMVCKAQQTDRVYGLISLSEILHLFRQETETSRISDKETSNNEAAIISSAVQETHRSSQQLEKEDLSRGSQQPVVQESRHSIQQTEEPELRRGSQQPVVQDSHHSIQQTEEQEPQRGSQQPVEQESRHSIQQTEEQEPRRGSQQPVGQESHHSIQQTEGQKSQHGSQQLLVQESRHSIQQTEEQEPRRGSQQPVGQESRHSIQQTEGQKSQHGSQQLLVQESRHSIQQTEGQEPRRGSQQPVGQESRHSIQQTEGQKSQHGSQQLLVQQSRHSIQQTKECESRRGSQQPAIQESHHSIQQREEQEPRRGSQEPVGQESHHSIQQTEGRKSRHGSQQPVVQESRHSIQQTERRESRHGSQQATVQESRHSIQQTEEQEPRHGSQPVGQESRHSIQQTGQESRRGSQQPAGQESHHSIQQSERQESRHGSQQPAVQESRYSIQQLEELESRHGGKFPEGQDSRCNVQQLEGQEVRLGSQGVELQESQCSIPKPQKQISQLAIQDSHHSIQQVEQKESRITSQPLIGQESYHSIQLKSEEQKIKQHRKVRKSKIDCAQQTDSAESLRKTLLEKDLQTDVPANSKISTTVGLQGSHHSQQHGPGGFNLVNLSVQLEDTCSPIQQPEIREICLGPLPREPQDLESKLNEIQEHHRGSLPSKFPESYHGTREYELQDFRQSSLPLVLQDSRRSSKYNPQVQVDSSQQGYKIPEEDPFYDTHQTVTQESQGGSHQPLGTEYKREDENEPQIPIAPKSEQVQQKRKASFGQQTHSIISIERTTWLNRRTGILMKNQSQQTIDSWLQNYRAKKQLSKKTVSKTGELEDQKSIQRTNQEPTTSESRRDSQQLTAFDSEKRSEQPIVPESQRDTQEFTEPESQRESKQPTAPESRRGSKQPTTPESRRGSQQPTATEFRRQSAQPIAPESRRGSKEFTAPESRRGSQQFTAAESRKGSKEFTAPESQRENEQPIAPESRRGSQQFTAAESRRGSKEFTAPESQRENEQPIAPESRRGSQQFTTAESRRGSKEFTAPESRRGSQQFTVPESRRGSKEFTAPESQRENEQPIAPESRRGSGQPTAPESQRGSQQFTAAESRRGSKEFTAPESRKGSQPFTVPESRRESKEFTAPESQRENELPTAPESRKGSEQPTAPESRKGSEQPTGPESRKGSEQPTAPESRKGSEQPTGPESRKGSEQPTAPESRRGSQQFTAAESRRGSKEFTAPESQRENEQPIAPESRRGSQQFTAAESRRGSKEFTAPESQRENEQPIAPESRRGSQQFTTAESRRGSKEFTAPESRKGSQQFTVPESRRGSKEFTAPESQRENEQPIAPESRRGSQQFTAPESRRGSQQFTAAESQRGSKEFTAPESRKGSEQPTTTESRRGSQPFTAAESRRGSKECTASESERKNEQPIVPESRKGSEQPTTTESRGGSQQFTTPKSCKGSKEFISPESRRGSEQPTAPESRRRSKEFAAPESQRVSEQPISPEPRRGSQQPTASESRRESGQPPTPESQRESGQPPTPESRRESGQPPTPESQRESGQPPTPESQRESGQPPTPESQRESGQPPTPESQRGSGQATASEFRRDSEQPSNEQRLSHEPQNNSQQRLQEELKLGSEKEPQVPTPPETTQPKQKSSFSAKAQQTYSIISLEINTWINRRSGKLMTCSGQQTDRSWLQDYIAKKLKLTSKESLSKTAQPEVEKLKLSRPEADGKDSGGQQHGGQDESRTEGPSEASEDQGTVSLKDNGMQEGKPLPLEPLMSSQEDIVIQFRRQSLYKDVSKSPQSSQHAIVPLSQKSSQQVDVTQSQQGSKQAEKLESRRGSQQVDVAKSPRGSQQADVLESQRSSQQVELAKSPRGSQQADVLESQRSSQQVDVAKSPRGSQQADVLESRRSSQQVDVAKSPRGSQQADVLESRRSSQQVDVAKSPRGSQQADVLESRRSSQQVDVAKSPRGSQQADVLESRRSSQQVDVAKSPRGSQQADVLESRRSSQQVDVAKSPRGSQQADVLESRQSSQQVDVAKSPRGSQQADVLESRRSSQQVDVAKSPRGSQQADVLESRRSSQQVDVAKSPRGSQQADVLESRRSSQQVDVAKSPRGSQQADVLESRRSSQQVELAKSPRGSQQADVLESRRSSQQVDVAKSPRGSQQADVLESRRSSQQVELAKSPRGSQQADVLESRRSSQQVDVAKSPRGSQQADVLESRRSSQQVELAKSPRGSQQADVLESRRSSQQVDVAKSPRGSQQADVLESRRSGQQVDVAKSPRGSQQADVLESRRSSQQVDVAKSPRGSQQADVLESRRSGQQVDIQQSRQGSQPVDVPQSCLDSQSANILESRQDIQKVDMPQSQWSSQVGVNQEFPQRSQQPTDDEFPYRSNISTVESQIQQPGESESKGTLESLSYTEGEDEALQTYSIISLEDGIWLNRKTGKLLISHCQQTSVTSFLILGKAAREDYRDAAEEHSRSPKSDPEECEGPEAEMQPQSRCGSQVSSGQVSRHGSHPTQCNSSYHSLPPPWREDLQGPEEAEKVLCSTLSRATLASIGSSLTYVDAEEDFLPTYNTVSIAEGSWVNIKTGKMLISQCLQTEESSFHKPEDTFQVFRYTSYISEPDLSAVPDMGRRNSSLESL, encoded by the exons ATGGATGGTTCTGAGCCCACTCTTGACAAGATAATCCTTGGGAGTGAAGAAATTCTAGACGTTGAGGAACAGAAACAAAATGAGGAGATCAGTGAGAATAACAATGAGATCCCAAACCAGGAATGTGGAGATACTGGCCCAGGGGTGGAGGAAGAACCCCCAAGGAGGACACTTTCTAGCAAAGACGTACTGGACCAATCCTTGCAGACAGATAGCAAAGTGAGCATTTTTAGGCGAAAAGATTTCATGGAACAAAGCCAGCAGACGGATATTTCTGGCAGCGCGACATCTCTTAGGAAGCAATCCCGCTGCAGCAGCCATCGGGTTCTAGGCCAGGAATCCCGCCGTAGTAGTCAGCAGTCCGTTGGCCACCAGATGACACACAGCCACAAGTCTTCCCGAGCACAGTCGGAACAGGAGATGATTTTGCCCGAAGACACTGAAATGGTGCAAGAACTTAGATATAGGAATGAACAGTTGAAGGGTCAGGAACCCCACCATACTGGTCGTCAGCTAGAGAAGCCTGACTCTCAGCAGCCCGAAGAAAAGGAATCTCAAGGGGTTACTCAACAAGAACAAAGGTGGGAATCTCGGCACGCCAGTCTGCAGTCCATTGGCTACCAGTCCCTGAAGAGCCGAAAAAATTCCCAAGGGCAAACCTTGAACGATGATGTAGAGGAGGAAGCAATGTGGATCAGCGAAAAAACAGGTATAAAAATGGTATGTAAGGCTCAACAAACAGATAGGGTATATGGACTGATATCactctctgaaattctgcatctTTTTAGACAAGAAACTGAAACAAGCAGAATTTCAGATAAAGAGACGTCTAATAATGAAGCAGCTATAATTTCATCTGCGGTACAAGAAACCCACCGTAGCAGCCAACAGCTAGAGAAAGAGGATTTAAGCCGTGGTAGCCAACAACCTGTGGTACAAGAGTCTCGCCATAGTATTCAACAGACAGAGGAACCGGAACTACGACGTGGTAGCCAACAACCTGTAGTACAAGACTCGCACCACAGTATTCAACAGACAGAGGAACAGGAACCACAACGTGGTAGCCAACAACCGGTAGAACAAGAGTCTCGCCACAGTATTCAACAGACAGAGGAACAGGAACCACGACGTGGTAGCCAACAACCTGTAGGACAAGAGTCTCACCATAGTATTCAACAGACAGAGGGACAAAAATCACAACATGGTAGTCAACAACTTTTGGTACAAGAGTCTCGCCACAGTATTCAACAGACAGAGGAACAGGAACCACGACGTGGTAGCCAACAACCTGTCGGACAAGAGTCTCGCCATAGTATTCAACAGACAGAGGGACAAAAATCACAACATGGTAGTCAACAACTTTTGGTACAAGAGTCTCGCCACAGTATTCAACAGACAGAGGGACAGGAACCACGACGTGGTAGCCAACAACCTGTAGGACAAGAGTCTCGCCATAGTATTCAACAGACAGAGGGACAAAAATCACAACATGGTAGTCAACAACTTTTGGTACAACAGTCTCGCCATAGTATTCAACAGACAAAGGAATGTGAATCACGACGTGGTAGCCAACAACCCGCAATACAAGAGTCTCACCACAGTATTCAACAAAGAGAGGAACAGGAACCACGACGTGGTAGTCAGGAACCTGTAGGACAAGAGTCTCACCACAGTATTCAACAGACAGAGGGTCGGAAATCACGACATGGTAGTCAACAACCTGTTGTTCAAGAATCTCGCCATAGTATTCAACAAACAGAGCGACGGGAATCACGACATGGTAGTCAACAAGCCACAGTACAAGAGTCTCGCCACAGTATTCAACAAACAGAGGAACAGGAACCACGAcacggtagtcaacctgtaggaCAAGAGTCTCGCCACAGTATTCAACAAACAGGGCAGGAATCACGACGTGGTAGCCAGCAACCTGCAGGACAAGAATCTCACCACAGTATTCAACAATCAGAGCGACAGGAATCACGACATGGTAGTCAACAACCTGCAGTTCAAGAGTCTCGCTACAGTATTCAGCAGCTGGAAGAGTTGGAATCAAGACATGGTGGTAAGTTTCCAGAAGGACAGGACTCTCGCTGTAATGTTCAGCAATTAGAAGGACAAGAAGTAAGACTTGGTAGTCAGGGCGTTGAGTTGCAAGAATCTCAATGCAGTATtccaaagccacaaaaacagataTCACAGCTGGCCATACAAGACTCTCATCATAGTATTCAACAGGTAGAGCAAAAAGAATCGAGGATTACCAGTCAACCACTAATAGGTCAGGAGTCTTACCACAGCATCCAATTAAAGTCGGAGGAACAAAAAATCAAGCAACATAGAAAAGTACGCAAAAGTAAAATAGATTGTGCTCAGCAGACAGACAGTGCTGAGAGTCTGAGAAAAACACTGTTAGAAAAAGATCTGCAGACAGACGTGCCAGCAAATTCTAAAATTAGTACAACAGTTGGATTGCAGGGTTCTCACCACAGCCAGCAGCATGGCCCAGGAGGATTCAATTTAGTGAATCTTTCAGTCCAATTGGAAGACACTTGCAGTCCTATCCAACAACCTGAAATCCGGGAAATCTGCCTTGGTCCCCTGCCACGGGAACCGCAAGACCTTGAAAGCAAACTGAATGAAATTCAAGAACACCACCGAGGCAGTCTTCCATCTAAATTTCCAGAATCCTACCATGGCACCAGGGAATATGAACTCCAAGACTTCCGTCAGAGTAGCCTTCCACTTGTATTGCAAGATTCCCGCCGTAGCAGCAAATACAATCCTCAGGTTCAAGTAGATAGCTCTCAGCAAGGATACAAGATACCTGAAGAAGACCCCTTTTATGATACTCACCAGACAGTGACACAGGAATCTCAGGGTGGCAGCCACCAGCCACTAGGAACCGAATACAAGAGGGAAGATGAAAATGAACCCCAGATCCCCATAGCTCCTAAAAGTGAGCAAGTCCAGCAAAAACGAAAAGCATCATTTGGTCAGCAGACACATAGTATTATCTCAATAGAAAGAACTACCTGGCTAAATAGAAGAACTGGTATATTAATGAAAAACCAAAGTCAACAGACTATAGATAGTTGGCTGCAGAATTATAGGGCAAAAAAACAACTTAGTAAGAAAACAGTATCAAAGACTGGAGAACTGGAGGATCAGAAGTCAATCCAGAGAACCAATCAAGAGCCTACTACATCTGAGTCCCGAAGAGACAGTCAACAACTCACTGCTTTTGATTCCGAGAAGAGGAGTGAACAGCCCATTGTACCCGAATCCCAGAGGGACACCCAAGAGTTTACAGAACCTGAGTCCCAGAGAGAGAGTAAACAGCCTACAGCACCCGAGTCCCGGAGAGGGAGTAAACAGCCAACCACACCTGAGTCCCGGAGAGGGAGCCAACAGCCTACTGCAACTGAATTCCGGAGACAGAGTGCACAGCCTATAGCACCCGAGTCCCGGAGAGGGAGCAAAGAATTTACAGCACCTGAGTCCCGGAGAGGGAGCCAACAGTTTACCGCAGCTGAGTCCCGGAAAGGGAGCAAAGAATTTACAGCACCTGAATCCCAGAGAGAGAACGAACAGCCAATAGCACCCGAGTCCCGGAGAGGGAGCCAACAGTTTACCGCAGCTGAGTCCCGGAGAGGGAGCAAAGAATTTACAGCACCTGAATCCCAGAGAGAGAACGAACAGCCAATAGCACCTGAGTCCCGGAGAGGGAGCCAACAGTTTACCACAGCTGAGTCCCGGAGAGGGAGCAAAGAATTTACAGCACCTGAGTCCCGGAGAGGGAGCCAACAGTTTACCGTACCCGAGTCCCGAAGAGGGAGCAAAGAATTTACAGCACCTGAATCCCAGAGAGAGAACGAACAGCCAATAGCACCCGAGTCCCGGAGAGGGAGTGGACAGCCTACAGCACCTGAGTCCCAGAGAGGGAGCCAACAGTTTACCGCAGCTGAGTCCCGGAGAGGGAGCAAAGAATTTACAGCACCTGAGTCCCGGAAAGGGAGCCAACCGTTTACCGTACCCGAGTCCCGAAGAGAGAGCAAAGAATTTACAGCACCTGAATCCCAGAGAGAGAACGAACTGCCAACAGCACCCGAGTCCCGGAAAGGCAGTGAACAGCCTACAGCACCCGAGTCCCGGAAAGGCAGTGAACAGCCTACAGGACCCGAGTCCCGGAAAGGCAGTGAACAGCCTACAGCACCCGAGTCCCGGAAAGGCAGTGAACAGCCTACAGGACCCGAGTCCCGGAAAGGCAGTGAACAGCCTACAGCACCCGAGTCCCGGAGAGGGAGCCAACAGTTTACCGCAGCTGAGTCCCGGAGAGGGAGCAAAGAATTTACAGCACCTGAATCCCAGAGAGAGAATGAACAGCCAATAGCACCCGAGTCCCGGAGAGGGAGCCAACAGTTTACCGCAGCCGAGTCCCGGAGAGGGAGCAAAGAATTTACAGCACCTGAATCCCAGAGAGAGAATGAACAGCCAATAGCACCCGAGTCCCGGAGAGGGAGCCAACAGTTTACCACAGCTGAGTCCCGGAGAGGGAGCAAAGAATTTACAGCACCTGAGTCCCGGAAAGGGAGCCAACAGTTTACCGTACCCGAGTCCCGGAGAGGGAGCAAAGAATTTACAGCACCTGAATCCCAGAGAGAGAACGAACAGCCAATAGCACCCGAGTCCCGGAGAGGGAGCCAACAGTTTACCGCACCTGAGTCCCGGAGAGGGAGCCAACAGTTTACCGCAGCTGAGTCCCAGAGAGGGAGCAAAGAATTTACAGCACCTGAGTCCCGGAAAGGGAGTGAACAGC CTACAACAACCGAGTCCCGGAGAGGGAGCCAACCGTTTACTGCAGCGGAGTCCCGGAGAGGGAGCAAAGAATGTACAGCATCTGAATCTGAGAGAAAGAACGAACAGCCAATAGTACCTGAGTCCCGGAAAGGGAGTGAACAACCTACAACAACCGAGTCCCGGGGAGGGAGCCAGCAGTTTACCACACCCAAGTCCTGCAAAGGGAGCAAAGAATTTATATCACCTGAGTCCCGGAGAGGGAGTGAACAGCCTACTGCACCTGAGTCCCGGAGAAGGAGCAAAGAATTTGCAGCTCCTGAATCCCAGAGAGTGAGTGAACAGCCAATATCACCTGAGCCTCGGAGAGGGAGCCAGCAACCAACAGCATCTGAGTCCCGGAGAGAGAGTGGACAACCTCCCACACCTGAGTCCCAGAGAGAGAGTGGACAACCTCCCACACCTGAGTCCCGGAGAGAGAGCGGACAACCTCCCACACCTGAGTCCCAGAGAGAGAGCGGACAACCTCCCACACCTGAGTCCCAGAGAGAGAGCGGACAACCTCCCACACCTGAGTCCCAGAGAGAGAGCGGACAACCTCCCACACCTGAGTCCCAGAGAGGGAGTGGACAGGCAACTGCATCTGAGTTCCGGAGAGACAGTGAGCAACCTAGTAATGAGCAACGATTAAGTCATGAACCCCAAAATAACAGCCAGCAGCGGCTACAAGAAGAATTGAAGTTGGGTTCTGAAAAAGAACCCCAAGTGCCAACTCCTCCTGAAACGACTCAGCCAAAACAGAAGTCCTCCTTTTCTGCAAAAGCTCAACAAACATATAGCATTATTTCTCTTGAGATAAATACTTGGATAAACAGAAGATCTGGCAAATTAATGACATGCAGCGGTCAACAGACGGATAGAAGTTGGCTTCAGGATTATATAGCAAAAAAACTAAAACTCACTTCAAAAGAAAGCCTATCAAAAACTGCTCAGCCTGAAGTAGAGAAGTTGAAACTTTCTAGGCCTGAGGCTGATGGAAAAGATTCTGGTGGTCAGCAACATGGAGGCCAGGATGAATCCCGCACTGAGGGCCCATCAGAGGCATCTGAAGACCAAGGAACAGTGTCTCTTAAGGATAATGGAATGCAAGAAGGGAAGCCGCTGCCTCTTGAACCATTAATGAGCAGCCAAGAGGACATTGTGATACAATTTCGAAGACAGAGCTTATACAAAGATGTGTCCAAGTCCCCGCAGAGCAGCCAGCATGCCATTGTGCCCCTTTCCCAGAAAAGCAGCCAACAGGTTGATGTGACCCAATCCCAGCAGGGCAGCAAACAAGCTGAGAAGCTTGAGTCCAGACGGGGAAGCCAACAGGTTGATGTGGCCAAGTCCCCGCGGGGCAGTCAACAGGCTGATGTGCTTGAGTCCCAACGGAGCAGCCAACAGGTAGAACTGGCCAAGTCCCCCCGGGGCAGTCAACAGGCTGATGTGCTTGAGTCCCAACGGAGCAGCCAACAGGTAGACGTGGCCAAGTCCCCGCGGGGCAGTCAACAGGCTGATGTGCTTGAGTCCCGACGGAGCAGCCAACAGGTAGACGTGGCCAAGTCCCCGCGGGGCAGTCAACAGGCTGATGTGCTTGAGTCCCGACGGAGCAGCCAACAGGTAGACGTGGCCAAGTCTCCAAGGGGCAGTCAACAGGCTGATGTGCTTGAGTCCCGACGGAGCAGCCAACAGGTAGACGTGGCCAAGTCTCCAAGGGGCAGTCAACAGGCTGATGTGCTTGAGTCCCGACGGAGCAGCCAACAGGTAGACGTGGCCAAGTCTCCAAGGGGCAGCCAACAGGCTGATGTGCTTGAGTCCCGACGGAGCAGCCAGCAGGTTGATGTGGCCAAGTCCCCCCGGGGCAGTCAACAGGCTGATGTGCTTGAGTCCCGACAGAGCAGCCAACAGGTAGACGTGGCCAAGTCCCCGCGGGGCAGTCAACAGGCTGATGTGCTTGAGTCCCGACGGAGCAGCCAACAGGTAGACGTGGCCAAGTCTCCAAGGGGCAGTCAACAGGCTGATGTGCTTGAGTCCCGACGGAGCAGCCAGCAGGTTGATGTGGCCAAGTCCCCCCGGGGCAGTCAACAGGCTGATGTGCTTGAGTCCCGACGGAGCAGCCAACAGGTAGACGTGGCCAAGTCCCCGCGGGGCAGTCAACAGGCTGATGTGCTTGAGTCCCGACGGAGCAGCCAGCAGGTAGAACTGGCCAAGTCCCCCCGGGGCAGTCAACAGGCTGATGTGCTTGAGTCCCGACGGAGCAGCCAACAGGTAGACGTGGCCAAGTCCCCCCGGGGCAGTCAACAGGCTGATGTGCTTGAGTCCCGACGGAGCAGCCAGCAGGTAGAACTGGCCAAGTCCCCCCGGGGCAGTCAACAGGCTGATGTGCTTGAGTCCCGACGGAGCAGCCAACAGGTAGACGTGGCCAAGTCCCCCCGGGGCAGTCAACAGGCTGATGTGCTTGAGTCCCGACGGAGCAGCCAGCAGGTAGAACTGGCCAAGTCCCCCCGGGGCAGTCAACAGGCTGATGTGCTTGAGTCCCGACGGAGCAGCCAACAGGTAGACGTGGCCAAGTCCCCCCGGGGCAGTCAACAGGCTGATGTGCTTGAGTCCCGACGGAGCGGCCAGCAGGTTGACGTGGCCAAGTCCCCCCGGGGCAGTCAACAGGCTGATGTGCTTGAGTCCCGACGGAGCAGCCAGCAGGTAGACGTAGCCAAGTCCCCCCGGGGCAGCCAACAGGCTGATGTGCTTGAGTCCCGACGGAGCGGCCAACAGGTTGATATACAGCAGTCCCGGCAAGGCAGCCAGCCGGTCGATGTGCCCCAGTCCTGCCTGGATAGCCAGTCAGCCAACATCCTTGAGTCCCGGCAGGATATCCAAAAGGTCGATATGCCCCAGTCTCAGtggagcagccaggtgggtgtgAACCAGGAATTCCCACAAAGAAGCCAGCAGCCGACAGATGATGAATTTCCCTACAGAAGCAACATAAGTACTGTGGAAAGCCAAATCCAGCAACCGGGAGAGTCTGAAAGCAAAGGGACTTTAGAGAGTTTATCATATACAGAAGGTGAAGATGAAGCTCTTCAGACATACAGCATAATTTCCCTGGAAGATGGGATCTGGCTGAACAGAAAGACTGGCAAGCTGCTGATCAGCCACTGTCAGCAGACCAGCGTAACCTCTTTTTTGATCCTGGGCAAAGCAGCTCGAGAAGACTATAGAGATGCAGCTGAAGAACACTCAAGGTCACCGAAATCTGATCCAGAGGAATGTGAAGGACCAGAAGCAGAAATGCAGCCACAATCTCGTTGTGGTAGCCAAGTGAGCTCAGGCCAAGTATCTCGCCATGGCAGCCACCCCACCCAATGTAATTCATCGTATCATAGCCTTCCGCCCCCTTGGCGAGAAGACCTGCAGGGTCCTGAAGAAGCAGAGAAGGTGCTTTGTTCTACACTAAGCCGGGCTACCCTGGCCAGCATTGGCTCATCCCTAACGTACGTAGATGCAGAGGAGGACTTCTTGCCCACTTACAACACTGTCTCCATTGCAGAGGGAAGCTGGGTCAACATTAAAACCGGCAAGATGCTGATATCTCAGTGTCTGCAGACGGAGGAGTCTTCTTTCCATAAGCCTGAAGACACCTTTCAGGTATTCCGGTACACTAGCTATATCTCTGAACCAGACCTGAGTGCCGTTCCTGATATGGGAAGGCGTAATAGTTCACTTGAGAGCTTGTGA